The DNA region GCGGCCCCAGGTCGTACGCCAGCGCCGGCACGAGCACCGTGCGCACCAGGAAGGTGTCCAGCAGCACCCCGAACGCCACGATGAACGCCAGTTGCAGCAGGAACAGGATGGGAATCACCGCCAGCGCCGCGAAGGTCGCGGCGAGCACCATGCCCGCAGACGTGATGACGCCCCCCGTCACCGCCAGCCCCCGCAGGATGCCGGGCCGCGTGCCCAGCCGCAGCGCCTCCTCGCGCACACGGGTCATCAGGAAGATGTTGTAGTCGATGCCCAGCGCCACCAGGAACACGAACCCGTACAGCGGCACGGACGGGTCCGCGCCCGGCAGGTCCAGCAGCCCGTTGAACACCAGCGCCGACACGCCCAGCGCCGTGCCGAACGACAGGACGGTGGTCGCCATCAGCAGCGCGGGCATCAGCAGGCTGCGCAGCAGCAGCACCAGAATCACGAAAATCACCGCCAGGATCAGCGGAATGATCAGCGTCCGGTCCCGGATGGACGTGTCCGTCGTGTCGATGGCGACCGCAGTGCTGCCCCCGATCCTCGCGGTGGCGCCCAGCTGCTCGCGCAGGCCGCGCACGGTGGCGGCCGCCTCGGCACTGTCGGCGGGGGCTTTCAGCGTGGCCTGAAGCAGCACGTCCCCGCCCCGCACGGTGGGCGTCGCGGGCGGCGCGCCGGGAGGGCCGAAGCCCTGCACGCCGTCCTCGGTGACCGGCGCCGACCCGGACGGCCACTCCTCGCTCAGCACCGACACGGCCGCCACCCCCGGGGCCCGCAGCAGCGTGGCGCCCACCGCGTCCAGGTTGCCCTGCGCGGTCAGCACGTACGCCGGGCTGCCGGACCCGCCCGGGAAGTGCTGCGCCAGGGCCCGCTGCCCGTCGCGGGCATCCGAGACGCCCAGCACCAGTTCGCTCTGCGGCACGCCCCCTGCCCGCAGGGTGGGCACGAACGCCGCGCCCAGCGCCAGCAGCGCCGCCGCCCCGATCCACGCCAGGCGCGGCGCGCGCGCGATCCAGCGTCCGATCCGGGCGTACACGCCGGCCGCACTCTGCGCCTCGTCGGTGCGGTGCGGGTCGTAGACCGGCCGCTGCGGCCAGTACGCGGCGCGGCCCAGCACGAACAGCAGCGCCGGCAGCAGCGTCAGCGCCGCCAGCATGGAGAACACGATGCCCACCGCCGCCACCGGCCCCAGCGAATGGTTGGAGCCCAGGTCGCTGAGCAGCAGGCACAGCAGCCCGGCGATCACCGTGCCGCCCGACGCCAGCACCGGCTCCAGCGCCCCCCGCAGCGCCGCCACCGTCGCGCCGTACTTGTCGGCGTGGCGGCGCAGTTCCTCGGCGTACCGCGCGGTGTACAGCAGGGAGTAATCGGTGGCCGCGCCGATCACCAGGATGAACAGGATGCCCTGCGTCTGCCCGGTCAGGGTGAACACGCCCCACTTCGCCAGCCACCAGTTCACCAGCAGCGCCACGCACAGCGCGAACAGACTGGTCAGCAGCACCACCACCGGCAGCAGCACCGAGCGGTACACCGCCAGCAGAATCACCAGCACCGCCCCCAGCGCCACCAGCAGCAGCAGCCCGTCGATGCCGCCGAACGCCGCCGTGAGGTCCCCGGTGAACCCGGCCGGACCGGTCAGGTACGCGGTCACGCCGGCCGGCGCGGCGGCCTTCAGGTCCCGGCGCACCTCCGCCACCACCTCCGCGATGTCCGCGTCCGCGTTGATGGGCATGAACGCCTGCGCGGCCCGGCCGTCCTCCGACCCGATCAGCGGCGAGACGCCCTGCACCGCCTCCTTTCCGTCCAGGGCCTCCACAGCGGCCTCCAGCGTTTCCAGCTCCTCACCGCTCAGTTCGCGGTCGGCGGTGAACACCGCGATGGCGGGAATCGTCCGGTCCCCCAGGAAGTCCTTCAGGCGCCCGGCGACCCGCGTGGCGTCCGCGCTGGCCGGCAGGAAGGTCGTCTGGTCGTTCGAGGACACCTCCTCCACCCGGCCGAAGTACGGCCCGCCCACCCCGGCCGCCGCGAACCACACCACGATGAGCACCAGCGGCACCAGCAGCCGCACGAACCGCGACGGCCCAGACGGAGAAGAGGACATGTCGCAGGATAGCCCCGCCGCCCCCGGCGACCCGTCCCGACCATGGTCGGTGGCCGGCCCGCCTGGCGCGGGCGAATAATGGGGCATGACCCTCGACCCCGGCCGGAGCCCACGGTCCCCCCGGCCCTGGACCCTTGCGCGGCAGTACAGCCTGGCGAGCCTGCTGGTGCTGCTCGCCAGCCTGCTGGTGCTGGGCTGGTGGGTGGGCCGCCAGATCGAGGTGGGCGTCACCCACCGCGCCGCCGCGGCCGCCGCGCTGTTCGTGGAGAACTACATCGTCACGCCCCTGCAGGGCCTGCCCGCCCGGCCCTGGCTGACCGGCGCCGAGAAGGCCGAACTGGGCTGGCTGTTGTCCAACACGCCGCTGGGTCAGGACGTCGTGAGCATCAAGGTCTGGGCGCCCGGGGGCCGCATCGTGTACGGCGATCAGGCCGGCACGACCTTCGAGGTGGACGACGAGCAGGCCCGCGCCTGGAAAGGCGAGGTCGCCTCCGGCATATCCAACCTGACCGAAGACGAGAACCGGCACCTGAAACGCCAGCACGGCCGCCTGCTGGAAATCTACGCGCCCATCCGCCAGGAAGGCACCGACCACGTCATCGCGGTGGCGGAGTTCTACCACACCGTCGCCGCGCTGGAACGCGACGTCCGGCAGGCCCAATTGCGCAGCTGGGCGGTGGTGGGCAGCGTGATGCTGCTCGCCTACCTGCTGCTGGCCGGACTGGTGCGGCGCGGCAGCGACACCATCGCCCGGCAGCAGTCGGTGCTGAACGCCCAGGTTGCCGCGCAGCAGGCCCTGCTGGCCCAGAACGCCGAGCTGCACGAGCGGGTGCAGCGCGCCGCCACCCGCATCGCCGAGGTGCACGAACGGGTGATGGAGCGGGTGTCCAGCGACCTGCACGACGGCCCCGCCCAGGACGTCAGCTACGCGCTGCTGCGGCTGGACAGCCTGGCCCTGCACGCCGGGCAGGAGGGCGCCCCCACCCGCGCGCAGACCCAGCGGGACCTGGACGCGCTGGAACGCTCCCTGACCCGTGCCATGCAGGCCATGCGGGACCTGGCCGCCAGCGTGCGCCTGCCCGACCTGCAGGGCCTGACCCTGGAAGGCACCCTGGACCGAGCCGTCCGCGACCACCGCGCCCGCACCGGCAGCGAGGTCCGCACCGACTGGCCGGCCCTGCCTGCCGACGCGCCGCTCCCCGTGAAGATCACCGCCTTCCGCATCGTGCGCGAGGCGCTCAGCAACGCCTTCAAACATGCCGGCGGGCAGGGACAGGCCGTCCGCGCCCAGGTGCAGGGCGGCCTGCTGACCGTGCAGGTCACGGACACCGGGCCCGGCTTCGACGCCACTCGGCCGGCGGCCGGGGACCGCCACCTGGGACTGGTCAGCATGCGGGAGCGCGCCGAGAGCCTGGGCGGGCACTTCACCGTCCGCAGCGGCCCGGCCGGCACGACCGTGCGCGCCGAACTGCCCCTGACCGAGTTCACCGGGGCCCCCGCGTGACCCCCGTGCGCGTCGTGCTGGTGGACGACCACCCGCTGTTCCGGGAGGGTGTCGCCGCGACCCTGGGCGCCGACCCGCGCTTCGAGGTGGTGGGGGAGGGCGCCAGCGCCGACGACGCCCTGACCCTGTGCACCGCGCTGCTGCCGGACCTGCTGCTGCTGGACCTGCACCTGCCCGGCGGCGGCGTGCAGGGCGCCCGGACGGTCGCGGCGGCCTGCCCGGTCACGCGGATCGTGATGCTCACTGTCAGCGAGGAGGAGGCCGACGTGCTCGCCACCCTCAAGGCCGGCGCGCGCGGCTTCATCCTCAAGGGCGTGTCCGGGCGGGAACTGCGCAGCATCCTGGCCTCGGTGGCCGACGGCGAGGTGTATGTCACGCCCGGTCTGGCCGCCAGCATGCTGCGCGACATGCCCCCCACCCCCACCCTGCCCAGCGGCCTGGACGAACTCACGCCCCGCGAACGGCAGATCCTGGAGGGCGTGGCGGCCGGGCGCAGCAACAAGGAGATCGCCCGCAGCCTGGATCTGACCGAGAAGACCGTGAAGCACTACATGACGAACGTGCTGCAAAAACTTCAGGTGCGCAACCGGGTGGAGGCCGCCCTGCTGGCCCAGCGAGCCCAGGACCGCGGCTAGCGGACAGAGGAGAAGGCGGACCTGCACGGC from Deinococcus ficus includes:
- a CDS encoding MMPL family transporter; the encoded protein is MSSSPSGPSRFVRLLVPLVLIVVWFAAAGVGGPYFGRVEEVSSNDQTTFLPASADATRVAGRLKDFLGDRTIPAIAVFTADRELSGEELETLEAAVEALDGKEAVQGVSPLIGSEDGRAAQAFMPINADADIAEVVAEVRRDLKAAAPAGVTAYLTGPAGFTGDLTAAFGGIDGLLLLVALGAVLVILLAVYRSVLLPVVVLLTSLFALCVALLVNWWLAKWGVFTLTGQTQGILFILVIGAATDYSLLYTARYAEELRRHADKYGATVAALRGALEPVLASGGTVIAGLLCLLLSDLGSNHSLGPVAAVGIVFSMLAALTLLPALLFVLGRAAYWPQRPVYDPHRTDEAQSAAGVYARIGRWIARAPRLAWIGAAALLALGAAFVPTLRAGGVPQSELVLGVSDARDGQRALAQHFPGGSGSPAYVLTAQGNLDAVGATLLRAPGVAAVSVLSEEWPSGSAPVTEDGVQGFGPPGAPPATPTVRGGDVLLQATLKAPADSAEAAATVRGLREQLGATARIGGSTAVAIDTTDTSIRDRTLIIPLILAVIFVILVLLLRSLLMPALLMATTVLSFGTALGVSALVFNGLLDLPGADPSVPLYGFVFLVALGIDYNIFLMTRVREEALRLGTRPGILRGLAVTGGVITSAGMVLAATFAALAVIPILFLLQLAFIVAFGVLLDTFLVRTVLVPALAYDLGPRAWWPARLPADRAP
- a CDS encoding sensor histidine kinase; this encodes MTLDPGRSPRSPRPWTLARQYSLASLLVLLASLLVLGWWVGRQIEVGVTHRAAAAAALFVENYIVTPLQGLPARPWLTGAEKAELGWLLSNTPLGQDVVSIKVWAPGGRIVYGDQAGTTFEVDDEQARAWKGEVASGISNLTEDENRHLKRQHGRLLEIYAPIRQEGTDHVIAVAEFYHTVAALERDVRQAQLRSWAVVGSVMLLAYLLLAGLVRRGSDTIARQQSVLNAQVAAQQALLAQNAELHERVQRAATRIAEVHERVMERVSSDLHDGPAQDVSYALLRLDSLALHAGQEGAPTRAQTQRDLDALERSLTRAMQAMRDLAASVRLPDLQGLTLEGTLDRAVRDHRARTGSEVRTDWPALPADAPLPVKITAFRIVREALSNAFKHAGGQGQAVRAQVQGGLLTVQVTDTGPGFDATRPAAGDRHLGLVSMRERAESLGGHFTVRSGPAGTTVRAELPLTEFTGAPA
- a CDS encoding LuxR C-terminal-related transcriptional regulator — its product is MTPVRVVLVDDHPLFREGVAATLGADPRFEVVGEGASADDALTLCTALLPDLLLLDLHLPGGGVQGARTVAAACPVTRIVMLTVSEEEADVLATLKAGARGFILKGVSGRELRSILASVADGEVYVTPGLAASMLRDMPPTPTLPSGLDELTPRERQILEGVAAGRSNKEIARSLDLTEKTVKHYMTNVLQKLQVRNRVEAALLAQRAQDRG